The genomic segment AAAACACAATCCGACACTAAAGAGATATTTTAGTTCTTCCTGAGGTACTGTAGTAAATGCATACTTTCCTCATCCCAGCCTTCAGAAGCGGCTTCGATCCAATGATCGAATTTTTCTCCCAATGGGTATCCTGAGTTGGTGAGCTTAAGAAGAGTAGAATCTCCGTCTTTTTCAAACTCTAGTTTGAGTTCTATATCACCTGCCGGATGATCCTGCCATTGAAGTATCAACTCTTGGAAAGGAACGATCTTTTTGTAAATGCCTGTAGAAGTAAGTTCTCCTTCGGGACCTAAATTCCAGGTCCA from the Leptospira hartskeerlii genome contains:
- a CDS encoding SRPBCC family protein, with the protein product METRSIIKEFKYDFPLEKVWSAVTVNEELIHWLADKVTGRPKLGGTFSWTWNLGPEGELTSTGIYKKIVPFQELILQWQDHPAGDIELKLEFEKDGDSTLLKLTNSGYPLGEKFDHWIEAASEGWDEESMHLLQYLRKN